ACAAAGCCTTATCTGCCGATCAGAAACTTTCTACTATCACTGAGATTAATAAAATCATCCGCTTCTTCAATTAATCGGCTGGAGGTGGTTTGTCTAAAGGCAGCTACTTCCACTAAACAACCAGTGGTGTTTTGGAGATAAGAAACCAAAGGTAAATAATCTCCATCGCCGGTTACCAAAACAATCACATCAAGTTTTTGTCCGAGCTTAACGGCGTCCACTGTAATACCGACATCCCAATCGCCTTTTTTAGCACCACCGTGAAAAACCTGTAAATCTTTAATTACCACCTCAAAACCGAGTTGGCTTAAAGCTTCAAAAAAATTATTCTCTTCTTCATTTTCCGCCCTAATCACATAAGCCGTAGCCCTAATAAGTTTACGACCAGCTACTACCTCTTTGAGTATTTCTTTAAAATTAACTCTACGCTTATATAAATTCTTAGCTGAGTGGTACATATTGGAAACATCCACTAAAACTCCCACTCTCTGATCTTTGTGTTTTATCATATTGTTATCATAAGAACGGGCCAAGGCCCGTTCTCAGGTTAAGCTTCTTTATTATTTTCCTCTTCAATAACTTCTTCAGGATTTTCACCCATTATCTCTTCTTCAATTCTCCTTCTTTCTTCTTCATCAGCAATCATTTTTTTGGCAATACGCAATTTAAGTTTCTTAGCCAAATCCATGAAAGCTTCAGCATTCTCTCTTTGTAAATATTTAAGTAAACGCCTTCTTTCTCCGACTTTACGTAAAAGACCACGTCGAGAAGAATAATCATGCTTGTGCATTTTTAAATGCTCGGTCAGCTGAGTAATCTCCTCGGACAAAATGGCGATTTGTACCTGAGGAGAACCGGTATCGGTTTCATGGGTCTTAAAACGGTTAATTAACCGCTGTTTGGTTTTTTTATCCAACATATGTTTCCTCACCTGCTTCCGAGAAAAGTCTTAACTAAGGGCTTTTCCAAGAAACGGTGCTAAATTAATATAATAAAATAAATAAATAATATTTAAGGATTAAGGCCTTAAAAGGCTAATCCTCTTTCCATTTTACCACACATTGAAAAAAAAATCAATACGTCGTATAATTGAAACATATGAAGAAAAAAAATGACCAACTTAATGACCTTAAACGCCATATTAACCGTTTTTTGGAATATTTGGAGGTGGATAGGGGGCTATCTGACTCAACGGTTAAAAACTACGGATTTTTTCTTAATCGTTTTGCCGATTTTGCCATCCAACAAGGGGTTAATCAACCATCAAAGATAAGTAGACAACTTGTTCATCGTTTTCGTCTTTATCTTAACCGCTTAACTGGCAAAAGCGAAGAGACCATAAAAAAGAATACTCAAAACTATCACCTAATAAGCCTAAGAGGTTTTTTAAAATATCTGGTGAAATTTGATATACCTTCTTTGGAGCCGGAAAAAATAGAGCTAGCTAAACAAAGTCCCAGACAAGTGGATTTTTTAGAGGGAGCTGATCTTGAACGTCTTTTAGAAGTGCCCATGCAACATGGAGACCAAAAAGCTTTACCTGCTTTAAGAGACAAAGCTCTTTTGGAAACATTATTCTCTACTGGTTTACGTGTTTCTGAGTTAACAAAACTAAAAATTGAAAATATAAACCTCAGTAAGGCGGAATTTACAGTTAGAGGTAAGGGTGGCAAGGTAAGGCTGGTCTTTTTATCCGAGAGAGCCAGAGATTATTTAAAAATTTATTTAAACCAAAGACAAGACACCAACCCTTATATTTTTATCGGTCTCGGAAGAGCGGGACAAAGCGAAGATAAACCGATCACTCCCCGTTCGGTAGAAAGAATTGTTAGTCATTATGCCAGGTTAGCCGGAATAATGAAAAAGGTTACTCCTCATACCTTAAGACACAGCTACGCCACTGATCTTTTAATTAACGGAGCGGATATAAGGAGCGTACAGGCGATGTTGGGTCATTCTTCAATTACCACCACCCAGGTCTACACTCATATTACTGATAAACAACTAAGAGAAATTTACAAAAGCTTCCATGATAAAAAGAGGAATGACTGATCTTACAACTTCACACACCTAACCGAATAAGCTCTGTTTTCTTTTTGTTCAGGAAATCTGGCAATTCCTTCAGTGGCAAGATCAATTTGTCTGGTCCAAGCCATTGAGGCACCGTATGAGGTGGAAGACCAAAAAGAAGTTAACTGATTAAGTTCTAAAAACTGTAGGGATGATTTATTGTAAAAACCAGTGAAAGAGGCATTAAAAGGAAAACCTCCACCCACCTTTAAAAGTTCAGCTTCATTGGTTCCGAGTTTGCCCGTAGTTGAGTCGTCAAAAGGAAAGACTGTGCAATTACCGTTCTCCTCAATATTACAAAGCTCTCTTTCTAAAACCGTAAAATCATCATGGGTGGGTATTCTCCAGCCAATAGGACAAAGACCCCTTGCACCTTGAAGATCAGAACCGCTCATGGCCGCGCTCCAAGTATATAAAGCTCCATGCGTTTCGCAGTTAGCAGGATTATTGCCATAGCACATTCTGTTTGGTCCTTCAGCTAAACAAGGAGCTTCACCACCGTTAATACAAGCACCGTTGGGATAAGTTAAATTTTTAAGATTATCCGCCATCCAGCATTGATTACCTACCTGAACCGTCCGATAAACATTACCTTCTCTGTCTGGTAAAAAACCACCGCAAGAAATAAGTCCCCTGTCTGTATGATAACCGATCGGGCCCTCAGTTAATTCACCCTGTGAGCTACCCAAACAACCTGCTATAACGTAAGTATTAGTGGCTGTAACTTTATAATATATATAATCATTGTCCGGACAACCGCTATCTGCACGAGGAGAAGGGTTATGAGGCACCATACTCATATAGAGGGTTTCTGAGGGAAAATCTGCTTGAATAGGTTGTCCGGGAATAACTTGTTGAGGATACATGCGATGATCTGAATAATACAGATCCATAGCCAAGCCTATTTGTCTAAGATCATAAACCCTTTTAATATCCCTAGCCTTTATTCTGACACTACCTAAAGAGGTAACAGCTAAGGTAGCTAAAACTCCAATAATTGACATAACCACTAATAGCTCAACTAGAGTAAAGCCTTTTGCTGATTTGCCAAATAGATATCTTTTATTTTTCATATTGATTTAAGATAAATTTATAATTAAACTATAACATATATATGGAATTTAAGCCAACCCAAAATTGACAACAAGATAATTGTATGTTATTTTTGGTTCAGTTATTCTTTTTAAAAAAAGAATCTGTCCTCGTAGTTCAATGGATAGAACGGGAGCCTTCTAAGCTCTTAATGTAGGTTCGATTCCTACCGAGGACACAAGGTAACGGCCATAGCCGTTAACCGATCATGGTGGCTATAGTTTAATGGTAGAACAGCGGGTTGTGGTCCCGTTAGCGAGGGTTCGATTCCCTCTAGTCACCCCATCTATGTCTAACAAATACGACTTTTATTGCGAAGAAGCACTGTTAGATAAAACTGCTATTGATATAGTTTTTGAATCTGATAATATTTTAGCTTTTAATCATACAAATCCATCATATCAAACTCACATAGTTACTATTCCTAAAAAGCATATTATAGACCTTCCTTCTTTAGCTGATGAAGACCTTGGTATATTAAATGAACCATTAAGGGTCGCTAGGGATATTTCTAGGAAATTAGATAAGAGTCAAGGAATCAGATTACGCACTAACGCCGGGAAATTTCAAGATACACCCCACCTGCATTTTCATTTAATTGATGGAGAAAAATTATAAGATAAACTCATCAACAATCAATTTCCCTCTCAATGTTATTTTTTTTCCGGAAAATAAAAAAC
This genomic window from Patescibacteria group bacterium contains:
- a CDS encoding tyrosine-type recombinase/integrase, with protein sequence MKKKNDQLNDLKRHINRFLEYLEVDRGLSDSTVKNYGFFLNRFADFAIQQGVNQPSKISRQLVHRFRLYLNRLTGKSEETIKKNTQNYHLISLRGFLKYLVKFDIPSLEPEKIELAKQSPRQVDFLEGADLERLLEVPMQHGDQKALPALRDKALLETLFSTGLRVSELTKLKIENINLSKAEFTVRGKGGKVRLVFLSERARDYLKIYLNQRQDTNPYIFIGLGRAGQSEDKPITPRSVERIVSHYARLAGIMKKVTPHTLRHSYATDLLINGADIRSVQAMLGHSSITTTQVYTHITDKQLREIYKSFHDKKRND
- a CDS encoding HIT domain-containing protein; translation: MSNKYDFYCEEALLDKTAIDIVFESDNILAFNHTNPSYQTHIVTIPKKHIIDLPSLADEDLGILNEPLRVARDISRKLDKSQGIRLRTNAGKFQDTPHLHFHLIDGEKL
- a CDS encoding NYN domain-containing protein; translation: MIKHKDQRVGVLVDVSNMYHSAKNLYKRRVNFKEILKEVVAGRKLIRATAYVIRAENEEENNFFEALSQLGFEVVIKDLQVFHGGAKKGDWDVGITVDAVKLGQKLDVIVLVTGDGDYLPLVSYLQNTTGCLVEVAAFRQTTSSRLIEEADDFINLSDSRKFLIGR
- a CDS encoding FISUMP domain-containing protein produces the protein MKNKRYLFGKSAKGFTLVELLVVMSIIGVLATLAVTSLGSVRIKARDIKRVYDLRQIGLAMDLYYSDHRMYPQQVIPGQPIQADFPSETLYMSMVPHNPSPRADSGCPDNDYIYYKVTATNTYVIAGCLGSSQGELTEGPIGYHTDRGLISCGGFLPDREGNVYRTVQVGNQCWMADNLKNLTYPNGACINGGEAPCLAEGPNRMCYGNNPANCETHGALYTWSAAMSGSDLQGARGLCPIGWRIPTHDDFTVLERELCNIEENGNCTVFPFDDSTTGKLGTNEAELLKVGGGFPFNASFTGFYNKSSLQFLELNQLTSFWSSTSYGASMAWTRQIDLATEGIARFPEQKENRAYSVRCVKL